In Mercurialis annua linkage group LG5, ddMerAnnu1.2, whole genome shotgun sequence, a single genomic region encodes these proteins:
- the LOC126681100 gene encoding cytochrome P450 89A2-like has translation MEFYIILLISLCLCLLLKPLITLLLPSSKPTINLPPGPSKFALLSKFLVGRRSFYELGPIVSSLRKKYGQLITVHLGSQPTIFITNNVLAHQALIQNGAVFADRPPSINSLIVSNSKKIISKSPYGPVWRALRRNLTSGVLHPAQLRSFSRIRKRVLNNLIHGLQNESNLKKDVYVEDHFRHAVFSLLILLCCGESGTDKLILDVENAQIRLFKSFPRFMIFIMMPRLGKLLFKKLWKELNEIVTGFDVAIVPLIEMRKQELQQSSRNDGEQQHSFYVDTLLNLQVPGEEENISEADVLGLCNEFIAAGTDTTMLSLEWIMANLVKYPLIQSKILDEIKQVIGENDFKEDTIKEEDLQKMTYLKAVILEGLRRHPPGYALATPHSVTEDVQLGGYTVPKGTAANFLIADMGRDPNIWEDPMEFKPERFLKQVDYDVTGTREIKMMPFGAGRRVCPGYGLAMLHLEYLVANLVWHFEWKSVDGEEVDLTEKHGITLSMKNPLRVHLSPRF, from the coding sequence ATGGAGTTTTATATCATACTCCTCATCTCTTTATGTCTATGTCTTCTTCTAAAACCACTCATcactcttcttcttccttcatCGAAACCCACCATTAATCTTCCACCAGGACCTTCCAAATTCGCACTTTTATCCAAATTTTTGGTGGGTAGAAGATCCTTTTATGAGTTAGGTCCTATTGTTTCTAGCCTACGTAAAAAATATGGCCAGCTTATTACTGTCCATCTTGGTTCTCAGCCTACTATTTTCATCACCAACAATGTTCTTGCTCACCAAGCTCTTATACAAAACGGAGCGGTTTTCGCGGATCGTCCGCCCTCCATTAACAGCCTTATTGTTAGTAATTCAAAGAAAATCATCAGTAAATCTCCTTATGGACCTGTGTGGCGTGCGCTCCGTCGAAATCTTACGTCAGGCGTTCTTCATCCTGCGCAGCTTAGATCTTTCTCCCGTATTCGAAAACGAGTTCTGAATAATCTGATTCATGGACTTCAAAATGAATCTAATCTGAAGAAAGATGTTTATGTTGAAGATCATTTTCGTCATGCTGTGTTTTCGCTGCTGATTCTTTTATGCTGCGGAGAGAGTGGTACTGATAAGCTGATTTTAGATGTAGAAAATGCGCAGATAAGACTTTTCAAGAGCTTTCCGAGGTTCATGATTTTCATTATGATGCCGAGGTTGGGGAAGTTATTGTTCAAGAAACTATGGAAGGAGCTTAACGAGATTGTGACTGGTTTCGATGTTGCTATAGTTCCTCTGATCGAAATGCGGAAGCAAGAATTACAGCAAAGCTCACGAAACGACGGAGAACAACAACACAGTTTCTACGTCGACACGTTACTAAATCTCCAAGTTCCCGGAGAAGAAGAGAACATTTCAGAAGCAGACGTTCTTGGATTATGCAATGAATTCATAGCTGCCGGAACAGACACAACAATGCTTTCTCTAGAGTGGATCATGGCGAACCTCGTTAAATATCCGCTCATACAATCCAAGATTCTCGACGAAATAAAACAAGTTATAGGCGAGAATGATTTCAAAGAAGACACGATCAAAGAAGAAGATTTACAGAAGATGACATATCTAAAAGCGGTGATTCTTGAAGGTTTAAGGAGGCACCCGCCCGGATACGCGCTAGCTACGCCCCATTCCGTGACGGAGGATGTTCAGTTAGGCGGCTACACGGTTCCTAAAGGGACTGCTGCAAATTTCTTGATTGCTGATATGGGAAGAGACCCGAATATTTGGGAAGATCCTATGGAGTTCAAGCCGGAAAGGTTCTTGAAGCAAGTAGATTACGATGTTACTGGGACTAGAGAGATTAAAATGATGCCGTTTGGTGCTGGAAGAAGGGTTTGTCCTGGGTATGGATTGGCTATGCTGCATTTGGAGTATCTGGTGGCTAATTTGGTTTGGCATTTTGAATGGAAATCGGTTGATGGTGAAGAGGTTGATCTTACTGAAAAACATGGCATCACTCTCTCTATGAAGAATCCTTTACGTGTTCATTTATCTCCTcgattttaa
- the LOC126681105 gene encoding protein EIN6 ENHANCER — translation MEAEVVKSELVLPSYYSFKKVQMYDKYPKGQPKGRWKHLKQILQAENFQNYPPDEPNYINIESPPSMHPCKRICDITGFEAPYSDPRTRLRYANTDVFKLVRSLPNEYVQRYLALRNAAVVLK, via the exons atggaagCAGAGGTGGTGAAATCAGAGCTAGTTTTACCATCTTACTACAGTTTCAAGAAGGTACAAATGTATGACAAGTACCCTAAAGGCCAACCTAAAGGTCGTTGGAAGCACCTCAAGCAGATTCTTCAGGCTGAGAATTTTCAAAATTACCCTCCTGATGAACCCAATT ATATTAATATTGAGTCCCCTCCTTCAATGCATCCCTGCAAGAGAATCTGTGATATAACTGGATTTGAG GCACCTTACTCTGACCCGAGAACTAGGCTCCGTTATGCTAATACTGATGTCTTCAAGCTTGTTAGATCACTTCCAAATGAGTATGTACAGAGGTATCTTGCACTGAGAAATGCAGCAGTTGTTCTGAAGTGA
- the LOC126681486 gene encoding uncharacterized protein LOC126681486 — MCRELSDNYFISLQNPQLLNTFKSLLIVHCLIEHNALLGDLLKACFHLDASDLALNLQYYRKTKSFLSKLCYWRSYYFGILEKIHCVVLRNGYEQNVILWISLSMFMQRMYALVQVVWISEDLSMDFTNDFLVLALISLYADACNVHLLDATKLFEAVLDKNAAALNAMILAYMHNQIVCFSESFHACALKQGSENHTSMLTDLVSVYNELREASQLRKLREWSFGPFRLQDMSVYAFAIRTGFIQETLLTSLMFMSCAQLKNLNLAICAMIYMVHTGFDKDIAISNALTDLYARFGKII; from the exons ATGTGCAGAGAATTG TCTGATAACTACTTTATCTCTCTGCAAAACCCTCAACTCCTCAATACTTTTAAATCTCTTCTTATTGTACATTGTCTAATTGAGCACAATGCATTGTTAGGAGACCTTTTAAAGGCTTGTTTCCATTTGGATGCTTCAGATTTAGCTCTCAATCTTCAATACTATCGAAAAACCAAGTCTTTTCTTTCAAAACTTTGTTATTGGAGGTCATA TTATTTTGGGATTTTAGAAAAGATTCATTGTGTTGTTTTGAGAAATGGGTATGAACAAAATGTCATTCTATGGATTTCTTTGTCGATGTTTATGCAAAGAATG TATGCCCTCGTTCAAGTTGTTTGGATTTCGGAGGATCTCTCCATGGATTTTACGAATGATTTTCTGGTACTTGCTTTAATTTCACTATATGCTGATGCATGTAATGTGCATTTATTGGATGCTACTAAGTTGTTTGAAGCTGTACTTGACAAGAATGCTGCTGCTTTGAATGCTATGATACTAGCTTACATGCATAACCAGAT TGTCTGCTTTAGTGAATCCTTTCATGCTTGTGCTCTAAAACAAGGATCAGAAAACCATACTTCGATGTTAACAGACCTTGTTTCCGTGTATAACGAACTAAGGGAGGCATCACAACTTAGAAAACTTAGAGAATGGAGTTTTGGTCCTTT CCGATTACAAGATATGTCCGTTTATGCTTTTGCTATCAGAACAGGATTTATACAAGAAACTCTTCTTACTTCTTTGATGTTCATGT CTTGTGCTCAGTTAAAAAACCTAAATCTTGCTATTTGTGCAATGATCTATATGGTACACACAGGATTTGACAAAGATATAGCAATCAGCAATGCCCTTACAGATTTATATGCAAGATTTGGAAAAATTATCTAG
- the LOC126681103 gene encoding caltractin, whose product MASLYRGVSRGVSRKEIKPRGRHHGLSQQKRQEIKEAFELFDTDGSGTIDAKELNVAMRALGFEMTEEQIAQMIADVDKDGSGAIDFDEFVHMMTAKIGERDTKEELMKAFRIIDQDNNGKISVDDIKRIAKDLGENFSDREIREMIEEADRDHDGEVNVEEFIRMMKRTAYGN is encoded by the exons ATG GCAAGTCTTTATAGAGGAGTATCGAGAGGAGTATCGAGGAAAGAAATTAAACCTAGAGGGCGTCATCATGGATTAAGTCAACAGAAGCGGCAAGAAATTAAGGAAGCGTTTGAGTTGTTCGACACTGATGGCTCAG GTACAATTGACGCCAAAGAGCTGAATGTTGCCATGAG GGCGCTTGGGTTCGAAATGACAGAAGAG CAAATTGCTCAAATGATTGCAGATGTGGATAAGGATGGCAGTGGTGCGATCGACTTTGATGAATTTGTCCACATGATGACAGCGAAGATTGGAGAAAGGGACACGAAGGAGGAGCTCATGAAAGCATTCCGCATCATTGACCAAGATAACAAt GGAAAGATCTCTGTTGATGATATTAAACGAATAGCAAAGGATCTGGGTGAGAACTTCAGTGACAGAGAGATTAGAGAGATGATTGAGGAAGCGGATCGAGATC ACGACGGAGAAGTGAATGTTGAGGAGTTTATCAGGATGATGAAGAGGACAGCGTATGGTAACTAA